The genome window GTCCAGGCCTGCTGCAGGCTCCAGGGGTTCCCACACCTCCAGGACAGTGCTGAAGAGCAGCCTGGTCTGCTGGTGCAAGCCTTTCACACGGCGCTTCAGGATCTCCACACACGTGATGGCCTTGGAGACCCCCTTCCCCATCCCAGTGAATACTATCTGCCGGCTAGGCATCTTTTCCAGTGCCTGGGAGCATGGTGCTTCCTGGACCTCGGTGGTGCTACCCCCTTCTTCGCTCTTAGGCTGCCCCCCCTCGCCTTCCAGCGCTCTGGGCTTGACCTCCATGCGGCTCAGGGCGTAGCGCATGAGGTTGCGGATCTTGCTGCCATCCTTCACTCTAACCTCATTGGTGTCGCTGGAGAGGCCGGGGAATGGGCAGGGACAGGGCTGTTCCACCGTCCGCGCCTTACTGTAGTTCTCCATGTCACCTGTACCTTATCtttgtagacagacagagacacaagtACAGAATATTTGATCAACACGGTATTAGAACTAGCGTACAGTAGCCTCAGACTTTTACATAATAATCTTGCTGCCATATCCCTTAATTTTCTAGCTAAATACTCTGGCTGTAGCTGGCCAAGTACCTCATTAATAAAATACAACCACTGACGGTTTCGTTGAGATTCAATGGCCACATGCGCGCCGTGTTAATATTTTAGAGCAACGACAATGAGAAACAGTatgtggttgtatttgattaCCGTTTTATTTAAAAAGGTATGGATTTCAGCAAACAAAAAAGGCACACaacaacagaggacaaacataaGTACACGATAAGGGTTTAacaattttaaaaatgtgaagtATCGACTGCATAGCGAATCGAAGGAGACGGAGTTTCATTTAAAAACCGAGATCCGTTTAAAAAACGTCGCTCAACTCCGTAGAGTTGATGTAGCCTACTTGGCAAACTCTGGCTGTGCCTAGCTACTGTTAGGTAGGTGTGTCAGCCATGAAGAGACATATGCTATCTAATTAAGATTAACTTCGTCATAAAACTCACGTATTTACAAAAACCCAGTCTTAAGCATCGGGTGTGTTCTGATCAGCCCGGTTAACACAGTCAAATAAACAGTTTATTACTTACCCGAAAACATAGGACATCCGTATGTCGCAAAGGGCTCTGATCGTATGACGTTCGCCACTGCTGCAAAAAGCATTAAAGAGCCCCGGTACATTCTGGGAGTTgtagtagatatatatatatctatatatatcctTTACTTTTTAAAACATGACTGACTGGAAATAACAACAGAGTTTCT of Oncorhynchus gorbuscha isolate QuinsamMale2020 ecotype Even-year linkage group LG15, OgorEven_v1.0, whole genome shotgun sequence contains these proteins:
- the rpp25l gene encoding ribonuclease P protein subunit p25-like protein; translation: MENYSKARTVEQPCPCPFPGLSSDTNEVRVKDGSKIRNLMRYALSRMEVKPRALEGEGGQPKSEEGGSTTEVQEAPCSQALEKMPSRQIVFTGMGKGVSKAITCVEILKRRVKGLHQQTRLLFSTVLEVWEPLEPAAGLDSLTVSRNIPAIWVLLSRDPLDASLPGYQAPGNFDALWAQAAKEDAGVAGGQRHGGRRKRGGGGGRGKGPGGPVRQTDRSREPGKGQSRGKGALAGQE